ATGACTTGTACACATGAAATATTCTGGGTAGTGCCCTTATGCTATTAAGAATGACAGAACTTAAATAGGTAAGTTTTAAGGTTTATCGTGTGCAACTGTCAACTGATTTGGATTTTTAATTTCAACTGCTAAAGTGAGTCAAGTGGCAAATTACCTCTTGTTACACACATTAGATAAACAAGAGCATGCAGAATTCAGACTGTAAGTTACATCCACGGACATTCCCAATCTCTGCAGATGATATCTTGTGACCTCAGCTCGGATTTTTCTGCTATCTACCACTAATGTTCTCAATCCTTGGAACTCTGAACCAAAATGATTATTCTGCTGCATTGCATCCAGAGACGTGCTTTCTCCTTTTCTGAAGGTTCCGGTAAAGGAAAAAGTGCTTCCAATTCCAGGCTCACTTACAAATCCAATTTCTCCTCCCATGAGGTCAACTAGACATTTGCTAATACTCAGTCCTATTCCAGTTCCACCATATGTTCGGGAGGTGGAACTGTCAGCCTGCATAAAAGGTGTGAATATGCGGCTTTGTGCATCTGTAGGAATTCCTATACCTGTGTCCTCAACTATTACTAGAAGTTGAATAATTTCAGGCTCATTTATGCCACTTAACTGCTTAAAATTTGCCCAACTTTTCCATCTGTTGCATACAGGAAACCCACTTAACGTATCAtatgttctgtttgatatgTCCTGGTTCAAGTTTAAGCCTTCTCTCAGCACTGCATCCATAATATGAAGTGGGTTCTTCACTTCATTTGCCAGATGAACAGAGACAAATACATGCCCTTTATCATGAGTGAACTGAAATGCACCAAGTAAACTGATTAATAGAGAATATAAATAACCAATAAGATTCCTTCTCTTTTATtctaaagataagaaaatacaccaatttaaaataaaaattccgaAAGATTATTTCAAAGTCTAAATAGAAGGGAGGTAAACATATAAATCCTTCAAATTGTTTATGTAGTATTACAATGTTTGCCCATTGCATTGCATGGGTCACTTActagtgaatatatatatatatatatatatatatatatatatatatatatatatatatatatatatatataaggaaatACTGTAaagaaataatgaataaaaaaaatatcaccagGATTATGGATGAATTTACTTATTAACACCATTTCAATATCAATCAGCAAAGGGACACACTTTCAAAAGGACAAAATGATgcattgtttaaaattatgagaTGTTTCCAGCATCATGATATATGTAAAGAATAAAATGGGTTAAACCCACccaaaaaataacaatacaGCATGAAATAATGCAAACCTTAAGTGAATTGCCGACAAGATTAGTAATTATTTGTCGGAACCGTTTAGGATCGCCAATGACAACTTTGGGTACTTGATTGGATGCATAAACAGCCAGCTGGACTCACCAAAAATGTATAGAGAACACAAGTTCATGTAAGACTTAATGTACAAATTATAGGAGGTACAAAACTAAGGTAGCGGAAAGATACGATCTCACCTCTATTCCTTTTTCATTAGATTTTTCAGAGAAAAGTGATAAAATTTCATCCAGAATAGCTCGAGGATCAAAGGCTACAGCTTCAAGTTCAAGCTTTCCAGCCTCAATCTTAGCTTGATCAAGAACCTCGCTTATGACTGAGATAAGATCTTTACCACTCTTGTGAGCGGTTTGGGCACAGTCCATCTGGTTTTCATCAAGCTCAGTATCCATCAACATTTGCAGCATACCTGGAAAATTATTTGAAACAGCTGATAATTATTACCGAGTATTGACAGGTTGGGTTTATCTATGAAAACAACAAATACTTTAAATTACCTAAAACACCGTTCATTGGAGTCCTGATCTCGTGTGAAACTGTCGCAAGAAACTGCAAAAAAGGGAAAGCAATCGTTGAAGGTCAAGGtggaaatattaattttaattaagtaaaagaaattataaaccaTCAGAACTCAGAAATAATTTTGATGTTGAATGATGATCATCATGTGATGCAATAAACATATGAAATGTGTACAAGAATTACAATATTCTTGACATCACTCTAACAATTGTGCTGCATAACAGAAAGCCTAAATCCCATAAATATATCACACCTGAGATTTTGCCACATCTGCAGCTTCAGCACGAACTTTCAGCTCTCTCATTTGACGATAGTCATCCTCAACTTTTGCTATTCTATTTATTGCTGCATAAAAAATATGACCCAGAAGCAAAGTAATAACAAACACCCCCACTGATGCATTGATTGCTGTCCAAGGTAATGGAGGCCTCTGCTTGAAGCtgcaaaagaaaaggaaaagaaggaattgAGCTAGTATGAGATTTCAATTCTTTGGACAccacacaattttttattttagtgggAAAGCAAACCTGCAGTGCATCTCATGTTTTCGTAGCGGATCCCCAAAATCTAGGCTGCTTATGTATAGTAGGCCAGTGTCAGCAACATCAGTACCATACATTGTGATTGGTGCAGATGCATTAGTTGTGTCATAAACATTTACAACAATGGTTTGTTTACTGGCAAGTTGGTGTAGAAGCTTGTCCACCAGTGATGGAACATCATAAGACGCACCCAGATACCTGCCAATAAATAGGTAACAATACTCACATAACACGTTGtaattgttttccttttagggGTGGTGGATCAGAGCACAAATGAAATGCATATTTTAACCAGTAGATAGTTAGATGTAGGATTACCCTACAGTAGCTTCAATACGCTGCTCTAGTGTAGCATCTAAAGGAAGATTAGTGTTATAGACAGCAAATGTAAGTACAACACCCAGATGATTGGACTTTAGTAGTTTAAAAGGGGATGTCAGAACCCCCTTTCCAGACGCCCTTGCTCTCAAAATATTCTCACGGTCCTCCTGTGTAACAATgcaacaaaatattttcttttaaccaGACAGATAATGAGGGATTTAACAAATAATTCAATAGATAATAGTAACTCCTAGTCTTATTTCTTCTTAATCTGTCACTGAGATGACTGTAAATCAACTGATTAGGCATGAAAAGCAGGTGATACCAGTGCTCAGAGTCATTCATTGATGTTGATAAGTAAAACTCTTGTATGTAGTTGATTCTGTTTACCCCACATTTAACTTTCACTATTCAAAGTAAATTATATGCGATACTGTTTAGTGATCTCCAGTTCTAATATTCAACTTCATGTATACAAAAGCTCCAAGCATCTAATGCTTCGACCTAAACCTTGcataaagaaaatacaaagcCAAAAAAGTCTTTCTAACTGATGACTTCACACTCTAGTTTTCTCATACATACTTGTGCAGAATAAATATGGTAAGATCATTGACAGGAATGTAAAATTTGCAGTGTAAGTCATTGCCCCACAATTTGCTTAGAAAAAGTAAATCATGTTAGGGTGACAGCAAGCTAAGCAAGACACACCTTCCCTGACATCATGTCAATAGATACAATATGGGAAACTGTTTCTTGAGCAAATATCACTGGTGCATATTCATCTTGAATGGGTGCTGGATCCAAATTTTCTGGAATACAATCTTGTACTAATGCCTCATTCTCAGTTTCCATTTTCTTAATTGTCCACCCATGCTGCTTCTCAAAATGCATCCTATCAGAGTGGAGAACTTTCAAAGCATAAGCAACACCACTAGTAAGTGGTCTTTCAAATGCTGTACTCTCTGTATATTCTCCAAAAATTTTCTGCAGTGAAACAGAAGCTTCAATGTTATTTAtccttaaattttctttttttttttaattgttttcccTCAAGATGGATAATAttacaacaagaacaacatatAAATAGCAGAGAGTTGAAGAGGACTCATAAATTTAATGTGGTTTCAACTGGGAGACTTACACTATGCAATCTTCACACATATCCAAACCTGACTGGTCTAATACAATCAAATTCAGTGTTAACCATATCAGAATTACAAGTGAAAAGAGGAACCCAGTTCAAACCTTGTACATTTTTTTGTAAGATTAGCATATACTTAAAGCAGTTATAAAGTTGATAAGACATTCCACATTAGCTACAAATATGGCCAAAATACTCCTGGTAAGGCTTGAGCCTTGAGTGATTCCCCCCTCCCCTTTGAGCTAACTTTTAGAGTTGAGCTAGATCCCACCCATTTCAAATATGATACCAAAAGCCTATTCAATCTTGATGTTAGGTACCTGTAAATGTCTAGTCTTGCAAACTTCACACTCCGATATGTAGTCCTGGGCATGAGGGGATGCATGTTATGATGCTCCACAATGGCTAAAAACATGGCCAAATTATTCCTTATAACACTTGAGCAATTCTCTCCCCCTCTCTTGATCTAGCTTTTGGGGATGAATTAGGTTTAgttcatttttctaata
The genomic region above belongs to Glycine max cultivar Williams 82 chromosome 14, Glycine_max_v4.0, whole genome shotgun sequence and contains:
- the LOC100805107 gene encoding histidine kinase 2, yielding MSVNRRLPASNGRLLSNMKSWKLNEPLNGSNSPRTCRRKPLLLWFFGFVAIGSVWFILSFNSKYLVSKENEAICEERERALLQRYNVSRKQIHALASLFSGSDQILSNCIDERRLQMLLSSGMVSTPQLICPENQELQKVHTCVADTVEPIEQCPVLNDCVQTRLELSFPLKSYVSLASHSALPTDLVSYLHRGKNIVQSWELRVSAIRYHASSSNLIKGCWWVLIGITMSYFCLLWRNQKQKLVQGHPAAQQKCLKHFPRGPSRGAGRWRKKLLVIFVSLGIIGSFWLFWHLNTGIMRRREETLANMCDERARMLQDQFNVSMNHVHALAILVSTFHHGKHPSAIDQKIFGEYTESTAFERPLTSGVAYALKVLHSDRMHFEKQHGWTIKKMETENEALVQDCIPENLDPAPIQDEYAPVIFAQETVSHIVSIDMMSGKEDRENILRARASGKGVLTSPFKLLKSNHLGVVLTFAVYNTNLPLDATLEQRIEATVGYLGASYDVPSLVDKLLHQLASKQTIVVNVYDTTNASAPITMYGTDVADTGLLYISSLDFGDPLRKHEMHCSFKQRPPLPWTAINASVGVFVITLLLGHIFYAAINRIAKVEDDYRQMRELKVRAEAADVAKSQFLATVSHEIRTPMNGVLGMLQMLMDTELDENQMDCAQTAHKSGKDLISVISEVLDQAKIEAGKLELEAVAFDPRAILDEILSLFSEKSNEKGIELAVYASNQVPKVVIGDPKRFRQIITNLVGNSLKFTHDKGHVFVSVHLANEVKNPLHIMDAVLREGLNLNQDISNRTYDTLSGFPVCNRWKSWANFKQLSGINEPEIIQLLVIVEDTGIGIPTDAQSRIFTPFMQADSSTSRTYGGTGIGLSISKCLVDLMGGEIGFVSEPGIGSTFSFTGTFRKGESTSLDAMQQNNHFGSEFQGLRTLVVDSRKIRAEVTRYHLQRLGMSVDVTYSLNSACSCLSNVCNKSMSTQLAMILIDKDAWDKECHILYTIKKRRQNGIKGDPMNLPKIFLLATHLSSNEQDGLKSVGIIDDILMKPLWLSSLIQCYRVSLGTENKRVNRKKVSKLGNLLIDKQILVVDDNAVNRRVAKGVLQKYGAKVTAVESGRAALKMLKLPHNFDACFMDLQMPEMDGFEATRQIRCLESEVNEKIACGQASAEMFGSISYWHIPILAMTADSTQSSNEECIKCGMDDYVSKPFEEEKLYMAMARFFKSDT